Proteins co-encoded in one Brassica rapa cultivar Chiifu-401-42 chromosome A02, CAAS_Brap_v3.01, whole genome shotgun sequence genomic window:
- the LOC103854147 gene encoding uncharacterized protein LOC103854147 — MVWFAYCDDEPDSFISFNPVFTDTQHNLTNNPNIVFDFVLVYRRAPEPDSDSDDALDDLCDLETRVFSETLEFDREWLIGGGDREQIKSNVFHILEMIQVPSYSDIVHTLTIDILDLKKHVSVSDSPEIERIRVEIDTIVPRFPDDVDMEVELEL, encoded by the coding sequence ATGGTCTGGTTTGCGTATTGTGACGATGAACCCGACTCCTTCATCTCCTTCAACCCAGTCTTCACCGACACGCAACACAACCTCACAAACAACCCTAACATCGTCTTCGACTTCGTATTGGTTTACAGGCGAGCCCCCGAACCGGACTCAGATTCAGACGACGCTCTTGATGACCTCTGCGACTTAGAAACTCGAGTCTTTAGTGAAACCCTCGAGTTTGATAGAGAGTGGCTCATCGGTGGTGGCGATAGGGAGCAGATAAAATCCAACGTCTTTCACATTCTTGAGATGATCCAAGTCCCTTCTTACTCTGACATTGTTCACACGTTAACTATAGATATCTTGGATTTAAAGAAACACGTGTCCGTGTCTGATTCTCCCGAGATTGAGAGGATACGAGTCGAGATTGATACCATCGTCCCTAGGTTTCCCGACGACGTCGATATGGAAGTGGAACTCGAGCTATGA
- the LOC103854146 gene encoding UPF0301 protein Plut_0637 → MDACFLTSRSISGVKDIVPFTKARIYSCLKRSSGKFLTRKVAAPISVKCSVSDSWKPLESDTDLIKDCVNKSKADADWKEFRARLVAGEQAATSDMVVDCSSSTSSRITLGDKWAHKISEPEPGCLLVATEKLDGVHIYEKTVVLILSVGPSDTIGVILNRPSLMSIKETKSTVLDKAGTFSDKRLFFGGPLEERLFLVSPRNGEDNEVEKSGVFRQVMKGLYYGTRESVGLAAEMVKRKLVGRSEVRIFNGYCSWEKEQLKADVLRGYWTVAACSSSVVELGSAVQSHGLWDEVVGLIGPQSGSAI, encoded by the exons ATGGATGCTTGTTTTCTTACCTCAAGATCAATCTCTGGTGTTAAAGATATTGTCCCGTTCACCAAAGCCAGAATCTATTCTTGCCTCAAGAGAAGCTCCGGCAAGTTCCTCACCAGGAAGGTTGCTGCTCCCATCTCTGTAAAAT GTTCTGTTTCGGATTCATGGAAGCCATTGGAGAGTGATACTGATCTCATCAAGGATTGTGTCAACAAATCTAAAGCAGATGCTGACTGGAAAGAGTTCAGAGCGAGGCTCGTGGCTGGGGAGCAAGCTGCAACCTCCGACATGGTGGTGGACTGTTCATCATCAACGTCCTCACGGATCACTCTTGGAGACAAATGGGCACACAAGATCAGCGAGCCAGAGCCAGGATGTCTCCTAGTTGCAACTGAGAAGCTAGACGGAGTCCATATCTATGAAAAGACTGTGGTTCTTATCCTCTCTGTTGGACCCTCAGATACTATAGGAGTCATCCTCAACCGTCCATCGCTGATGTCAATCAAAGAGACAAAGTCAACTGTCTTAGACAAGGCGGGAACGTTTTCAGACAAGAGACTCTTCTTTGGTGGACCTTTGGAAGAAAGGTTGTTCTTGGTGAGTCCAAGAAACGGCGAAGACAACGAGGTTGAGAAGAGTGGGGTGTTCAGACAAGTCATGAAAGGATTGTACTATGGGACGAGGGAGAGTGTAGGATTGGCTGCAGAGATGGTGAAGAGAAAGTTGGTGGGAAGAAGTGAGGTAAGGATCTTTAATGGGTACTGTAGTTGGGAAAAAGAGCAGTTGAAAGCAGATGTGTTGAGAGGGTATTGGACAGTGGCTGCATGTAGCTCAAGTGTTGTTGAGCTTGGTTCAGCTGTTCAAAGTCATGGTCTTTGGGATGAGGTTGTTGGGCTTATTGGCCCTCAAAGTGGCTCTGCTATCTAA